A portion of the Oncorhynchus gorbuscha isolate QuinsamMale2020 ecotype Even-year linkage group LG07, OgorEven_v1.0, whole genome shotgun sequence genome contains these proteins:
- the LOC124040442 gene encoding calcineurin subunit B type 1-like isoform X1 — translation MGNEASYPLEMCSHFDADEIKRLGKRFKKLDLDNSGSLSVEEFMSLPELQQNPLVQRVIDIFDTDGNGEVDFKEFIEGVSQFSVKGDKESKLRFAFRIYDMDKDGYISNGELFQVLKMMVGNNLKDTQLQQIVDKTIINADKDGDGRISFEEFCLVVGGLDIHKKMVVDV, via the exons gGAAATGAAGCAAGTTACCCCCTGGAAATGTGCTCGCATT tcgatGCTGATGAGATTAAGCGTCTGGGAAAGAGGTTTAAGAAACTGGACCTAGATAACTCTGGATCCCTTAGCGTGGAGGAGTTCATGTCCCTGCCTGAACTCCAGCAGAACCCACTGGTCCAGAGGGTCATCGACATCTTCGACACCGATGGAAACGGAGAGGTGGACTTCAAGG AATTCATCGAGGGAGTCTCACAGTTCAGTGTCAAGGGGGACAAGGAGTCAAAGCTTCGGT tTGCCTTCCGGATCTACGACATGGACAAGGATGGCTACATCTCCAACGGAGAGCTCTTCCAGGTGCTGAAGATGATGGTAGGAAACAACCTGAAGGACACCCAGCTGCAGCAGATCGTGGACAAGACCATCATCAACGCAGACAAGGACGGAGACGGCAGGATATCCTTCGAAGAGTTCTGCTTA gTGGTGGGTGGCCTTGACATACACAAAAAGATGGTGGTGGACGTGTGA
- the LOC124040442 gene encoding calcineurin subunit B type 1-like isoform X2 yields the protein MCSHFDADEIKRLGKRFKKLDLDNSGSLSVEEFMSLPELQQNPLVQRVIDIFDTDGNGEVDFKEFIEGVSQFSVKGDKESKLRFAFRIYDMDKDGYISNGELFQVLKMMVGNNLKDTQLQQIVDKTIINADKDGDGRISFEEFCLVVGGLDIHKKMVVDV from the exons ATGTGCTCGCATT tcgatGCTGATGAGATTAAGCGTCTGGGAAAGAGGTTTAAGAAACTGGACCTAGATAACTCTGGATCCCTTAGCGTGGAGGAGTTCATGTCCCTGCCTGAACTCCAGCAGAACCCACTGGTCCAGAGGGTCATCGACATCTTCGACACCGATGGAAACGGAGAGGTGGACTTCAAGG AATTCATCGAGGGAGTCTCACAGTTCAGTGTCAAGGGGGACAAGGAGTCAAAGCTTCGGT tTGCCTTCCGGATCTACGACATGGACAAGGATGGCTACATCTCCAACGGAGAGCTCTTCCAGGTGCTGAAGATGATGGTAGGAAACAACCTGAAGGACACCCAGCTGCAGCAGATCGTGGACAAGACCATCATCAACGCAGACAAGGACGGAGACGGCAGGATATCCTTCGAAGAGTTCTGCTTA gTGGTGGGTGGCCTTGACATACACAAAAAGATGGTGGTGGACGTGTGA